The Engystomops pustulosus chromosome 9, aEngPut4.maternal, whole genome shotgun sequence genome includes a window with the following:
- the LOC140076785 gene encoding mitochondrial ornithine transporter 1-like, with protein MSSHQSHPSHIVQVLINSMSGAMGGVACVVSGQPFDTAKVKMQTFPTMYRSFMDCALRTYQTEGLRGLYLGTVPALVANVSENAVLFACYGFCQNLVCRALGMQDPSQLRDYHKATAGSLASVFSSLVLCPTELVKCRMQTQHEMRISGYKGIPHKSTPWSIVCDILKTEGVCGFFRGLSSTWLREIPGYFFFFGGYELSSSILNRSSRDQPGALVVTVSGGVGGACFWLSVYPVDSVKSRIQVLSVTSSTGGFFISLLHILKTEGILNLYSGLMPTVIRAFPSNAALFLAYEMTKRSLTKWSYSHD; from the exons ATGTCATCTCATCAAAGCCATCCCTCACATATTGTGCAGGTTCTGATTAATTCAATGTCAGGAGCCATGG GTGGTGTGGCATGTGTGGTCAGTGGACAGCCCTTTGACACAGCCAAGGTTAAGATGCAGACCTTCCCAACTATGTACCGCAGTTTTATGGACTGTGCACTTCGAACATACCAGACTGAGGGATTGCGTGGCTTGTATCTTGGCACTGTTCCAGCGCTGGTGGCAAATGTCTCCGAAAATGCAGTTCTGTTTGCTTGTTATGGATTCTGTCAGAATCTTGTGTGTCGTGCTCTGGGGATGCAAGATCCATCACAGCTAAG AGACTACCACAAGGCTACTGCAGGCTCTTTGGCTTCGGTCTTCTCCTCACTAGTCCTCTGTCCAACAGAACTGGTAAAGTGCCGAATGCAAACTCAACATGAGATGCGGATTTCTGGATATAAGGGCATACCACATAAGAG CACACCATGGTCCATTGTCTGTGATATTCTGAAAACAGAAGGTGTCTGTGGATTTTTCCGTGGACTCAGCAGCACATGGTTGCGGGAAATTCCAGGCTACTTCTTCTTTTTTGGTGGCTATGAGTTGAGCAGCAGTATTCTGAATCGTAGTTCCAGAGATCAACCAG GTGCGCTGGTGGTTACAGTAAGTGGTGGTGTGGGTGGAGCCTGTTTTTGGCTCTCGGTTTATCCAGTGGACTCTGTGAAGTCAAGGATTCAGGTTTTGTCTGTCACATCTTCTACAGGAGGTTTCTTCATCTCCCTGCTGCATATATTGAAGACAGAAG GTATCCTTAATCTGTACAGTGGCCTGATGCCCACCGTAATCAGGGCATTCCCCTCCAATGCTGCCCTATTCTTGGCCTATGAAATGACGAAGAGGAGTCTTACGAAATGGTCCTATTCTCATGACTGA
- the NONO gene encoding non-POU domain-containing octamer-binding protein isoform X1 codes for MQGNRGYKMEQQNHAHKKPQHQQYHQHQESETSPTNGQKSSGPNDGVTIDLKNFRKPTEKTYTQRSRLFVGNLPNDVTEEELRKLFEKYGKAGEIFIHKDKGFGFIRLETRTLAEIAKAELDNLPIRGKQLRVRFACHSAALSVRNLPQFVSNELLEEAFCMFGQVERAIVIVDDRGRATGKGIVEFASKPAARKALDRCADGSYLLTAFPRPITVEPMDQLDDEEGLPEKLIVKNQGYHKEREQPPRFAQPGSFEYEYAMRWKALIEMEKQQQDQVDRNIKEAQEKMELEMEAARHEHQVMLMRQDLMRRQEELRRLEELHNQDVQKRKQLELRHEEERRRREEETRRQQEEMLRRQQEGFKNAYPDSREADMRMAAMAMPGSMGMNNRSSLGNSTVPAGAAPPTGPGTLMSEAAGIGMTPPAADRFGQPSNIEALGSTNQQAFQRGNPGADFGPNKRRRY; via the exons ATGCAGGGAAATAGAGGCTATAAAATGGAGCAGCAGAACCATGCTCATAAGAAACCCCAACATCAACAGTACCATCAGCATCAGGAATCGGAAACTTCACCTACCAACGGACAAAAATCTAGCGGGCCCA ATGATGGAGTCACCATAGATTTGAAGAATTTCCGTAAACCTACAGAGAAGACTTATACGCAGCGTAGTCGCCTCTTTGTCGGTAATTTGCCCAACGATGTTACTGAGGAAGAGCTGAGAAAATTGTTTGAGAAATATGGAAAGGCGGGCGAGATCTTCATACACAAAGACAAAGGATTTGGTTTTATCAGACTG gaaacccGTACTCTGGCAGAGATAGCTAAGGCAGAGCTTGATAATCTTCCTATTCGTGGAAAACAATTGCGTGTTCGCTTTGCCTGCCACAGTGCTGCTTTGTCAGTGAGAAACCTTCCTCAGTTTGTTTCTAATGAGCTTCTTGAAGAAGCCTTCTGTATGTTTGGCCAAGTGGAGAGAGCTATAGTTATTGTGGATGATCGCGGCAGAGCAACAGGCAAAGGGATTGTTGAGTTTGCATCTAAACCAGCAGCCAGAAAGGCTCTTGACCGCTGCGCTGATGGGTCCTATCTTCTTACTGC CTTCCCCCGTCCTATTACTGTGGAGCCTATGGACCAGCTTGATGATGAAGAAGGATTGCCTGAGAAACTTATTGTTAAGAATCAAGGCTACCACAA GGAGAGGGAACAGCCTCCTCGCTTTGCTCAGCCTGGAAGCTTTGAGTATGAGTATGCAATGCGCTGGAAAGCCCTTATTGAAATGGAAAAACAGCAGCAGGATCAGGTGGACCGAAACATTAAAGAAGCACAGGAGAAGATGGAACTGGAGATGGAGGCAGCAAGACATGAGCACCAAGTCATGCTAATGCGACAAG ATTTAATGAGACGCCAAGAGGAATTGCGGCGACTAGAAGAACTACATAACCAAGACGTACAGAAAAGGAAGCAGCTGGAACTAAG ACACGAGGAAGAGCGCAGGAGGCGTGAGGAAGAGACGCGTCGACAGCAGGAGGAAATGCTCAGGCGCCAACAGGAAGGCTTCAAAAATGCCTACCCTGATTCT AGGGAAGCCGACATGAGGATGGCAGCAATGGCAATGCCTG GGTCAATGGGAATGAACAATCGTTCTTCATTGGGTAACAGTACTGTCCCTGCAGGTGCAGCTCCGCCGACAGGACCTGGTACCTTGATGTCAGAAGCAGCTGGAATTGGCATG ACTCCACCAGCAGCTGATCGCTTTGGCCAGCCTTCTAATATTGAAGCTCTGGGTTCAACTAACCAACAGGCTTTCCAACGTGGCAACCCAGGAGCTGACTTTGGTCCAAATAAGCGTCGTAGATAttga
- the NONO gene encoding non-POU domain-containing octamer-binding protein isoform X2: MQGNRGYKMEQQNHAHKKPQHQQYHQHQESETSPTNGQKSSGPNDGVTIDLKNFRKPTEKTYTQRSRLFVGNLPNDVTEEELRKLFEKYGKAGEIFIHKDKGFGFIRLETRTLAEIAKAELDNLPIRGKQLRVRFACHSAALSVRNLPQFVSNELLEEAFCMFGQVERAIVIVDDRGRATGKGIVEFASKPAARKALDRCADGSYLLTAFPRPITVEPMDQLDDEEGLPEKLIVKNQGYHKEREQPPRFAQPGSFEYEYAMRWKALIEMEKQQQDQVDRNIKEAQEKMELEMEAARHEHQVMLMRQDLMRRQEELRRLEELHNQDVQKRKQLELRHEEERRRREEETRRQQEEMLRRQQEGFKNAYPDSREADMRMAAMAMPGAAPPTGPGTLMSEAAGIGMTPPAADRFGQPSNIEALGSTNQQAFQRGNPGADFGPNKRRRY, from the exons ATGCAGGGAAATAGAGGCTATAAAATGGAGCAGCAGAACCATGCTCATAAGAAACCCCAACATCAACAGTACCATCAGCATCAGGAATCGGAAACTTCACCTACCAACGGACAAAAATCTAGCGGGCCCA ATGATGGAGTCACCATAGATTTGAAGAATTTCCGTAAACCTACAGAGAAGACTTATACGCAGCGTAGTCGCCTCTTTGTCGGTAATTTGCCCAACGATGTTACTGAGGAAGAGCTGAGAAAATTGTTTGAGAAATATGGAAAGGCGGGCGAGATCTTCATACACAAAGACAAAGGATTTGGTTTTATCAGACTG gaaacccGTACTCTGGCAGAGATAGCTAAGGCAGAGCTTGATAATCTTCCTATTCGTGGAAAACAATTGCGTGTTCGCTTTGCCTGCCACAGTGCTGCTTTGTCAGTGAGAAACCTTCCTCAGTTTGTTTCTAATGAGCTTCTTGAAGAAGCCTTCTGTATGTTTGGCCAAGTGGAGAGAGCTATAGTTATTGTGGATGATCGCGGCAGAGCAACAGGCAAAGGGATTGTTGAGTTTGCATCTAAACCAGCAGCCAGAAAGGCTCTTGACCGCTGCGCTGATGGGTCCTATCTTCTTACTGC CTTCCCCCGTCCTATTACTGTGGAGCCTATGGACCAGCTTGATGATGAAGAAGGATTGCCTGAGAAACTTATTGTTAAGAATCAAGGCTACCACAA GGAGAGGGAACAGCCTCCTCGCTTTGCTCAGCCTGGAAGCTTTGAGTATGAGTATGCAATGCGCTGGAAAGCCCTTATTGAAATGGAAAAACAGCAGCAGGATCAGGTGGACCGAAACATTAAAGAAGCACAGGAGAAGATGGAACTGGAGATGGAGGCAGCAAGACATGAGCACCAAGTCATGCTAATGCGACAAG ATTTAATGAGACGCCAAGAGGAATTGCGGCGACTAGAAGAACTACATAACCAAGACGTACAGAAAAGGAAGCAGCTGGAACTAAG ACACGAGGAAGAGCGCAGGAGGCGTGAGGAAGAGACGCGTCGACAGCAGGAGGAAATGCTCAGGCGCCAACAGGAAGGCTTCAAAAATGCCTACCCTGATTCT AGGGAAGCCGACATGAGGATGGCAGCAATGGCAATGCCTG GTGCAGCTCCGCCGACAGGACCTGGTACCTTGATGTCAGAAGCAGCTGGAATTGGCATG ACTCCACCAGCAGCTGATCGCTTTGGCCAGCCTTCTAATATTGAAGCTCTGGGTTCAACTAACCAACAGGCTTTCCAACGTGGCAACCCAGGAGCTGACTTTGGTCCAAATAAGCGTCGTAGATAttga